The nucleotide window TCACTATTGAGGCGTCGATATCGGCACGCGATGGCAACTCAGAGCCGTCAAAACGCGTAACACCTAAGTCTGCCCACTCGGCTAATTTTTTCTTGGTGTCCAGCCCCGCTAATGACTCATCAAAACCTTCAGGCAGTTGTACCTGACGTCCCCAGGTTACGTCGTCTTTCCAGCCAACTGAGCTTAGATAGTTAGCGGCTGACGCAAATACGTCGGGGTAGCTGCCCCAAATGTCTTTTTTGCCGTCGTTGTCGTAGTCCACGGCGTAACTCATGAAAGAGCTGGGCATAAACTGAGTCTGACCCATAGCGCCAGCCCATGATCCTTTCATTTGCTCCGGTTCAATGTGGCCGTCTTCAATAATGGTTAAGGCTTCCCAAAGCTGTTTCTTGAAAAATGCTTCACGACGCCCATCAAAAGCCAGCGTGGTTAATGCAGAAACCACATCAAAGCCACCGGTGAACGAGCCAAAGTTGGTTTCAATGCCCCACAACGCCACAATAAAGCGCGGCTGTACGCCGTACTCTTTACCAACTCTCTCAAGCAGTTCTTTGTGCTCGTTGTATTTTTCCAGCGCTTTTGCCGCTTTCCATTCCGGCACAGCACGTGGCAGATAGGTATCCAGAGTTAGCTTAAATTCCGGCTGGTTTTTATCCAGCTCGACTGCCCGCTCGTAATACTTCACTTTGGCAAACGCTTTATCCAGAGTGTCCTGCTTATAGCCGCTTTCAATGGCTTCTGCTTTCAGAGCTTCAACGTAGGTGGCAAACTGTTGATTAACCTCTTCGCTGGACTCTTTTTTTGCTTTATCCTCAGCTTCCTGATACGCGGAAGCCGGCGCGCTGAGCGCAAATGAAGAGGCCAGACAAAAAGCCAGCCCTGCCACTTTTATTTTATTTGTTAACATTGAATTGAAGTTCCTCTCGTTTCGGCGGCAACTGCAAGTAGTAGCCGTCGTTATGCAAATGTTCCTGTAACTTTTCGACCGTTAAACGAGCCAACTGTTCACGGCCCGCCAGGTTTAATGTCAGAACTTTTTCTGCGCGACCAAACTGCTCGCGCAAAACGTCAGGTACTTCGGTAAATTCGTCACCGTGAGGCAGGTACAAATAGGTATCCGTTTTCTTCGAGCTGCGATAAACATCACACAGCATGGCTGTTCTCCTGAATATGGGCTCAGGCCCGACTAACAATAGCCTGTAATTCTGCCCCAATTGCCTGCTTGCGCCAACCCACCAGTAAGTCTGGTTGCGGCAAACGTTGCTGTTGTTGCGTTGAATACTGCCAGTGAAAGTTAATCATGTCGTTAATTTGCTTACGCGAAGCCACTAACGACGCCGGAACCTGCAGGCTTTCGGCAAGTTCGGTAACCGCTTTTTTTATAGCCTTAAAGGTTGGTTTATAACCGTCCATATCGTCCAGGCGTTCAAGAGTTTTCGGCAGTTCCGTTTCAGGCACTTGTTTAGCCTGCTGAATACAGCGAATAATGTCCCGCCCTGAATACTTACGTGACATAGGCGCTAAATCGGGAATTCGGCTTAGCTCGTCATCGCTTTTTGGCATTCTTCGGGCTAGCTCAAGCAAGACCCCGTCTTTGGCAATAAAGCCCAGCGGAATGTCGCGCTCACGCGCTTTGTGTAAACGCCAGGGCGTCAGAATTTTCAGCGCCGCCAGTTGCCTCGGGTTCAGCTGCCAGGCATTGCCTACGCCCAAATAGAGCAGATCATCCGGCCAGCTTTGTGTGCGTTTACGCACCTGAATTTGCGACTCTTCGTACACAATATCCAGCACACCTTTTTCTTCACACAAAGCTTTAAGATATGGGTACATTACCGCCAGATAACTGGCATCGGCAGCCGCATAGTCTAACTGTTCATCGCTTAACGGCCGTTTCAGCCAGTTGGTACGTGACAAGCTCTTGTCCAGCTCAACGCCGTCAAACAACGCGTCGACCAGACGCGCGTAACCCATTGAGTCACCCAGGCCACAAAAACCGGCGGCTATCTGGCTATCAAAAATTTGTTTGGGTTGACGACCATTGCTTTGCTGGAAAAACAGTTCAATATCTTCGCCACCGGCATGCAATACCGTTTCGACTTCATCGCCGGAAATTAATTGCCATAAAGGCTCTAAATCAATATCCGCCAGCGGGTCAATAACAGCCGTAATGCCATTTGCATGAATTTGTAATAAGCCTAGCTGAGCATAGTAAGTGCGTTCGCGCACAAACTCAGAGTCGATGGTAAACCAACCGCATTGTTTCGCTTGCTGGCAGAGATCCTGGAGATCGTGAGTGGTGGTAACGAGCCGGTATTGTCGTACCGACTCGGGTAATTCTAACGGTAGAGTCAAGCGTCGTCCTCTTCTTCGCGTAATTCACGGCGAATTATTTTGCCGACGTTCGATTTAGGCAATTCGTCACGAAACTCAACCAGTTTAGGCACTTTGTAACCAGTCAAATTTTCGCGGGAGAAATCGATAACTTCACGTTCGGTCAATGACTTATCTTTTGCCACAATGAAT belongs to Idiomarina sp. PL1-037 and includes:
- a CDS encoding lytic murein transglycosylase, giving the protein MLTNKIKVAGLAFCLASSFALSAPASAYQEAEDKAKKESSEEVNQQFATYVEALKAEAIESGYKQDTLDKAFAKVKYYERAVELDKNQPEFKLTLDTYLPRAVPEWKAAKALEKYNEHKELLERVGKEYGVQPRFIVALWGIETNFGSFTGGFDVVSALTTLAFDGRREAFFKKQLWEALTIIEDGHIEPEQMKGSWAGAMGQTQFMPSSFMSYAVDYDNDGKKDIWGSYPDVFASAANYLSSVGWKDDVTWGRQVQLPEGFDESLAGLDTKKKLAEWADLGVTRFDGSELPSRADIDASIVIPDDKEGRVYLAYANYDALMRWNRSHYFVAAVGYLSDRIRFPR
- a CDS encoding YcgL domain-containing protein; the encoded protein is MLCDVYRSSKKTDTYLYLPHGDEFTEVPDVLREQFGRAEKVLTLNLAGREQLARLTVEKLQEHLHNDGYYLQLPPKREELQFNVNK
- the rnd gene encoding ribonuclease D translates to MTLPLELPESVRQYRLVTTTHDLQDLCQQAKQCGWFTIDSEFVRERTYYAQLGLLQIHANGITAVIDPLADIDLEPLWQLISGDEVETVLHAGGEDIELFFQQSNGRQPKQIFDSQIAAGFCGLGDSMGYARLVDALFDGVELDKSLSRTNWLKRPLSDEQLDYAAADASYLAVMYPYLKALCEEKGVLDIVYEESQIQVRKRTQSWPDDLLYLGVGNAWQLNPRQLAALKILTPWRLHKARERDIPLGFIAKDGVLLELARRMPKSDDELSRIPDLAPMSRKYSGRDIIRCIQQAKQVPETELPKTLERLDDMDGYKPTFKAIKKAVTELAESLQVPASLVASRKQINDMINFHWQYSTQQQQRLPQPDLLVGWRKQAIGAELQAIVSRA